Proteins encoded together in one Astatotilapia calliptera chromosome 7, fAstCal1.2, whole genome shotgun sequence window:
- the LOC113026045 gene encoding phosphatidylinositol 4-phosphate 5-kinase type-1 beta-like isoform X1, whose translation MSASPASTLGRGTKTSKASKDHKKPTPAALKGAIQLGIGYAVGNLSSKPDRDVLMQDFSVVESVFLPSEGSNLTPAHHFPDFRLKTYAPLAFRYFRELFGIKPDDYLYSICNEPLIELSNPGASSSWFYLTSDDEFIIKTVQPKEAEFLQKLLPGYYMNLNQNPRTLLPKFYGLYCIQCGGITVRVVVMNNVLPRAMKMHYKYDLKGSSYKRRASRKERSKPSPTFKDLDFQDMHEGLVFDPDTYSALMKTLQRDCRVLESFKIMDYSLLLGIHVLDRKPLSRGSRCDSRRGQKVLYSTALESIQGNVKDPEPVADDDTLGGIPAKHKDESLLIFLGIIDILQSYRFVKKVEHSWKALVHDGDTVSVHRPSFYADRFLKFMGTTVFKKSHPLRGASSKRKKNSLYAKSVSQEILSPLKEMKEEKKAQSMDNLDGNFYSSSKQPDLLPESAVSLKLSGKEEEDYENSEDRRASSSTIALDDPLPSLSRSQSDSELDVYLPHTVSPRRPSWS comes from the exons ATGTCAGCATCCCCTGCCAGCACCCTAGGAAGGGGAACCAAAACCTCTAAAGCGTCAAAGGATCATAAAAAG CCTACACCAGCTGCACTCAAAGGCGCCATCCAGCTGGGCATCGGTTATGCTGTGGGAAACCTCAGCTCGAAACCAGACAGAGATGTTCTCATGCAGGACTTTTCTGTGGTGGAGAGCGTCTTCCTGCCAAG TGAGGGTAGCAACCTGACCCCGGCACATCACTTCCCAGATTTCCGTCTGAAAACATACGCCCCACTGGCTTTTCGCTACTTCAGAGAGCTCTTTGGCATCAAACCAGACGACTATCTG TACTCCATATGCAATGAGCCGCTGATAGAGCTGTCCAACCCCGGTGCTAGCAGTTCCTGGTTTTACCTCACCAGCGATGATGAGTTCATCATCAAGACAGTGCAGCCTAAAGAGGCAGAGTTCCTGcagaagctgcttcctggttacTACATG AATCTCAATCAGAACCCGAGGACGTTACTGCCCAAGTTCTACGGCCTCTACTGCATCCAGTGTGGAGGCATCACCGTTCGAGTGGTGGTCATGAACAATGTGCTGCCGCGAGCCATGAAGATGCACTACAAGTACGACCTGAAGGGATCCTCGTACAAACGCCGTGCCTCACGCAAAGAGCGTTCCAAGCCCTCACCCACATTCAAAGACCTGGACTTCCAGGACATGCACGAGGGCCTGGTCTTTGACCCGGACACATATAGTGCCTTGATGAAAACCTTGCAGAGGGACTGTCGG GTCCTGGAAAGCTTTAAGATCATGGACTACAGTCTCCTGCTGGGGATTCACGTTCTGGATAGGAAGCCGCTGAGCAGAGGAAGCAGATGTGACAGCAGGAGAGGACAGAAAGTCCTCTACTCCACCGCCCTCGAGTCCATCCAGGGGAATGTCAAGGACCCAGAACCAGTGGCAGATGATGACAC ATTGGGTGGAATTCCTGCCAAACATAAAGACGAGAGTCTGCTCATCTTTTTAGGAATTATCGACATTCTTCAGTCTTACAG gTTCGTTAAGAAGGTGGAACACTCCTGGAAGGCTCTTGTACATGACGGG GACACAGTGTCAGTGCACAGGCCCAGTTTTTATGCAGACAGATTTCTGAAATTCATGGGCACGACTGTTTTCAAGAAGAGCCATC cTTTAAGGGGAGCATcttcaaagaggaagaagaactcTCTTTATGCAAAGTCAGTCTCCCAGGAGATTCTGTCACCGCTGAAGGAgatgaaggaggagaagaaagcCCAAAGCATGGACAACCTGGATGGAAAct tttaCAGTTCCTCCAAACAGCCGGATCTTCTACCTGAGTCTGCCGTTTCTTTAAAACTGAgcggaaaagaggaagaagactaTGAAAACAG TGAAGACCGACGAGCCTCCAGTTCAACGATTGCTCTGGACGATCCACTGCCGTCCCTCAGCAGAAGCCAATCTGACTCTGAACTGGATGTCTACTTG
- the LOC113026045 gene encoding phosphatidylinositol 4-phosphate 5-kinase type-1 beta-like isoform X2: protein MSASPASTLGRGTKTSKASKDHKKPTPAALKGAIQLGIGYAVGNLSSKPDRDVLMQDFSVVESVFLPSEGSNLTPAHHFPDFRLKTYAPLAFRYFRELFGIKPDDYLYSICNEPLIELSNPGASSSWFYLTSDDEFIIKTVQPKEAEFLQKLLPGYYMNLNQNPRTLLPKFYGLYCIQCGGITVRVVVMNNVLPRAMKMHYKYDLKGSSYKRRASRKERSKPSPTFKDLDFQDMHEGLVFDPDTYSALMKTLQRDCRVLESFKIMDYSLLLGIHVLDRKPLSRGSRCDSRRGQKVLYSTALESIQGNVKDPEPVADDDTLGGIPAKHKDESLLIFLGIIDILQSYRFVKKVEHSWKALVHDGDTVSVHRPSFYADRFLKFMGTTVFKKSHPLRGASSKRKKNSLYAKSVSQEILSPLKEMKEEKKAQSMDNLDGNFYSSSKQPDLLPESAVSLKLSGKEEEDYENSEDRRASSSTIALDDPLPSLSRSQSDSELDVYL, encoded by the exons ATGTCAGCATCCCCTGCCAGCACCCTAGGAAGGGGAACCAAAACCTCTAAAGCGTCAAAGGATCATAAAAAG CCTACACCAGCTGCACTCAAAGGCGCCATCCAGCTGGGCATCGGTTATGCTGTGGGAAACCTCAGCTCGAAACCAGACAGAGATGTTCTCATGCAGGACTTTTCTGTGGTGGAGAGCGTCTTCCTGCCAAG TGAGGGTAGCAACCTGACCCCGGCACATCACTTCCCAGATTTCCGTCTGAAAACATACGCCCCACTGGCTTTTCGCTACTTCAGAGAGCTCTTTGGCATCAAACCAGACGACTATCTG TACTCCATATGCAATGAGCCGCTGATAGAGCTGTCCAACCCCGGTGCTAGCAGTTCCTGGTTTTACCTCACCAGCGATGATGAGTTCATCATCAAGACAGTGCAGCCTAAAGAGGCAGAGTTCCTGcagaagctgcttcctggttacTACATG AATCTCAATCAGAACCCGAGGACGTTACTGCCCAAGTTCTACGGCCTCTACTGCATCCAGTGTGGAGGCATCACCGTTCGAGTGGTGGTCATGAACAATGTGCTGCCGCGAGCCATGAAGATGCACTACAAGTACGACCTGAAGGGATCCTCGTACAAACGCCGTGCCTCACGCAAAGAGCGTTCCAAGCCCTCACCCACATTCAAAGACCTGGACTTCCAGGACATGCACGAGGGCCTGGTCTTTGACCCGGACACATATAGTGCCTTGATGAAAACCTTGCAGAGGGACTGTCGG GTCCTGGAAAGCTTTAAGATCATGGACTACAGTCTCCTGCTGGGGATTCACGTTCTGGATAGGAAGCCGCTGAGCAGAGGAAGCAGATGTGACAGCAGGAGAGGACAGAAAGTCCTCTACTCCACCGCCCTCGAGTCCATCCAGGGGAATGTCAAGGACCCAGAACCAGTGGCAGATGATGACAC ATTGGGTGGAATTCCTGCCAAACATAAAGACGAGAGTCTGCTCATCTTTTTAGGAATTATCGACATTCTTCAGTCTTACAG gTTCGTTAAGAAGGTGGAACACTCCTGGAAGGCTCTTGTACATGACGGG GACACAGTGTCAGTGCACAGGCCCAGTTTTTATGCAGACAGATTTCTGAAATTCATGGGCACGACTGTTTTCAAGAAGAGCCATC cTTTAAGGGGAGCATcttcaaagaggaagaagaactcTCTTTATGCAAAGTCAGTCTCCCAGGAGATTCTGTCACCGCTGAAGGAgatgaaggaggagaagaaagcCCAAAGCATGGACAACCTGGATGGAAAct tttaCAGTTCCTCCAAACAGCCGGATCTTCTACCTGAGTCTGCCGTTTCTTTAAAACTGAgcggaaaagaggaagaagactaTGAAAACAG TGAAGACCGACGAGCCTCCAGTTCAACGATTGCTCTGGACGATCCACTGCCGTCCCTCAGCAGAAGCCAATCTGACTCTGAACTGGATGTCTACTTG